One genomic window of Actinoplanes lobatus includes the following:
- a CDS encoding GOLPH3/VPS74 family protein has protein sequence MLADQYYLIAHEDRTGRSRLHPRATGLGLAAALLAELVLEGRIGVTDGDLFIVDRHPPRDALGHDILDLLVAQPQHRDVRTWLAFLSQDAALRVGERLVRLGAVEPVTRRRMLGASHTLYMPNSAQQRNAAAWASTRLANLLVRGMELNIVDRMLVSLVSATGLTRHVLYGFENYPHAFQFLPNAAASLPSDLREIVDYTEASIGSVVTVGRR, from the coding sequence GTGTTGGCTGACCAGTACTACCTGATCGCGCACGAGGACCGGACGGGGCGCTCCCGCCTCCACCCTCGTGCGACCGGCCTGGGTCTGGCCGCCGCATTATTGGCTGAGCTGGTCCTGGAAGGCCGTATCGGAGTGACCGACGGCGACCTCTTCATCGTTGACCGCCACCCACCGCGCGACGCTCTCGGACACGACATCCTGGACCTTCTCGTCGCGCAGCCGCAACACCGGGACGTTCGGACCTGGCTCGCCTTCCTGTCACAGGACGCGGCGTTGCGGGTGGGCGAGAGGCTGGTTCGGCTCGGCGCCGTCGAGCCGGTGACCCGGCGGCGGATGCTCGGCGCCAGTCACACGCTCTACATGCCGAACAGCGCCCAGCAGCGCAACGCCGCGGCGTGGGCCTCCACCCGGCTGGCGAACCTGCTCGTCCGCGGCATGGAGCTGAACATCGTGGACCGGATGCTGGTCAGTCTCGTCTCCGCGACCGGCCTGACCCGTCACGTGCTCTACGGATTCGAGAACTATCCGCACGCGTTCCAGTTCCTGCCGAACGCGGCCGCGTCCCTTCCCAGCGACCTGCGGGAGATCGTCGACTACACCGAGGCCTCGATCGGCTCGGTCGTGACCGTTGGCCGCCGATGA
- a CDS encoding cellulase family glycosylhydrolase: protein MSRLLGRLLALTLILGGMAWAGPAQAAPTAAAITKAMQPGWNLGNTLDATGADETSWGNPRVTRELLKGIRAQGFKSIRIPVTWGQHQGPAPDYTIDPAYLARVQEVVGWALDEGLYVMINIHHDSWQWIATMPTDHDNVLARYNAIWTQVAGAFRDTSPRLLLESVNEPQFWGSTGDTENYALLAELNTSFHRIVRGTGGGNAKRFLVLPTLHTNADQGRLDALTGEFTAFNDPNLIATVHYYGYWPFSVNVAGGYRFDATAQQDLLGTFQRLRDSLISKGIPVILGEYGLLGFDRHTGTIEQGEKLKFFELFGQQARASGVTTMLWDNGQHYDRTAGVWRDAELFGQISSSWRTRSGTAASDLVFVRRSAPVTAQTITLNLNGLGFTHVRLGEATLRRGPDYQVSGDQLTLTAGLLQRLTRTEGYGVKAALSLRFSGGVPWRLDVVSSDTPQLSAVTGETSAFAIPTVFNGDRLATMTATYADGSNAGPHGWTPYKEFDRAFAPDYTAGTIRLTPDFFAEVTDGAVVNLRFYLWSGETVSYQVTRTGTVVSGTLAG, encoded by the coding sequence ATGTCGCGACTACTCGGCAGGCTGCTCGCGCTCACCCTGATCCTCGGTGGGATGGCGTGGGCCGGTCCGGCACAGGCGGCGCCCACCGCCGCCGCGATAACGAAAGCCATGCAACCGGGCTGGAACCTCGGCAACACCCTGGACGCCACCGGCGCCGACGAGACCTCGTGGGGCAACCCGCGCGTCACCCGGGAGCTGCTGAAGGGCATCCGCGCCCAGGGCTTCAAGAGCATCCGCATCCCGGTCACCTGGGGCCAGCACCAGGGCCCGGCGCCGGACTACACGATCGATCCCGCCTACCTGGCCCGCGTACAGGAGGTGGTGGGCTGGGCGCTCGACGAGGGCCTCTACGTGATGATCAATATCCATCACGACTCGTGGCAGTGGATCGCCACCATGCCCACCGACCACGACAACGTGCTGGCCCGCTACAACGCCATCTGGACGCAGGTCGCCGGCGCCTTCCGGGACACCTCGCCCAGGCTGCTCCTGGAGAGCGTCAACGAGCCGCAGTTCTGGGGCAGCACCGGTGACACCGAGAACTACGCGCTGCTCGCCGAGCTGAACACGTCCTTCCACCGGATCGTGCGCGGCACCGGTGGCGGCAACGCCAAGCGGTTCCTGGTCCTGCCGACCCTGCACACCAACGCCGACCAGGGCCGCCTCGACGCGCTGACCGGCGAGTTCACCGCGTTCAACGACCCGAACCTGATCGCCACCGTGCACTACTACGGCTACTGGCCGTTCAGCGTCAACGTGGCCGGCGGCTACCGGTTCGACGCGACCGCCCAGCAGGACCTGCTCGGCACCTTCCAGCGGCTCCGCGACAGCCTGATCAGCAAGGGCATCCCGGTGATCCTGGGCGAATACGGTCTGCTCGGCTTCGACCGGCACACCGGCACCATCGAACAGGGCGAGAAGCTCAAGTTCTTCGAGCTCTTCGGGCAGCAGGCCCGTGCGTCCGGGGTCACCACGATGCTCTGGGACAACGGTCAGCACTACGACCGTACCGCCGGGGTCTGGCGCGACGCCGAGCTGTTCGGCCAGATCTCGTCGAGCTGGCGCACCCGCTCCGGCACCGCGGCGAGCGACCTGGTGTTCGTCCGGCGATCCGCGCCGGTCACCGCGCAGACCATCACGCTCAACCTCAACGGCCTCGGCTTCACCCACGTCCGCCTCGGCGAGGCCACGCTGCGCCGCGGCCCCGACTACCAGGTCTCCGGCGATCAGCTCACCCTCACCGCCGGGTTGCTCCAGCGACTGACCAGAACCGAGGGGTACGGGGTGAAGGCGGCGCTGTCACTGCGGTTCTCCGGTGGTGTCCCGTGGCGGCTCGACGTGGTCAGCTCCGACACCCCGCAGCTGTCCGCCGTGACCGGGGAGACCAGCGCGTTCGCGATCCCCACCGTGTTCAACGGGGACCGTCTCGCCACCATGACGGCCACCTACGCGGACGGCAGCAACGCCGGGCCGCACGGATGGACGCCGTACAAGGAGTTCGACCGCGCCTTCGCCCCCGACTACACGGCCGGCACGATCAGGCTGACCCCGGACTTCTTCGCCGAGGTCACCGACGGCGCCGTCGTGAACCTGCGGTTCTACCTCTGGAGCGGGGAGACCGTTTCGTACCAGGTCACCCGTACCGGAACCGTGGTGAGCGGAACGCTCGCAGGGTGA
- a CDS encoding APC family permease has product MTSGRHALRHNNQDQWAGRLLMDRKPAIEPDIITRALASNRMGVASVVFFGVAGAAPLTVIIGSISAIYAIQGSTAVPVAYLVVAGILSLFTVGFVAMSRHIVNSGAFYSYISHGLGRVVGVGAAFVALPAYSLMQIGLFGLFGSAASGILGAMGLQVSWYVCALVAWALVTVLGVLWVDLSGKVLAVLLVAEISIVLLYDLVMVANPAGGSISFETLSPAPMVTPVVGSLLVLAIAGFVGFEATVVLSEEARDPKRTIARATHLAVILAGLLCGVSAWAMSVTTGPDKILSVAAEHQTDLVFTLVGPHLPAVLVDIGYVLFMTSVFAALLAFHAAVSRYQFSLGREGVLPSAWGYTHPRTGAPLLGSITQSVLALGVISAYAWAGAEPLLYLFAWLTTIGGLGVLVLMWAASASVIAFFQQHRRGENVWRAYVAPFLAFLLLSIVLAATIIGFGDLLQVPAGSPFRWVFPVAYLGVAALGFGWALVMRTVRPEVYAAIGRGADVRVTALVENDFPPPLPPTPVGTHGYRY; this is encoded by the coding sequence ATGACCTCCGGCCGACACGCGCTGCGCCACAACAACCAGGACCAATGGGCCGGACGGCTGCTGATGGACCGCAAGCCGGCCATCGAGCCGGACATCATCACCCGGGCCCTGGCCAGTAACCGGATGGGCGTCGCCTCCGTGGTGTTCTTCGGAGTCGCGGGCGCCGCGCCACTCACCGTGATCATCGGATCGATCTCGGCGATCTACGCCATCCAGGGCAGCACCGCCGTTCCGGTCGCCTACCTGGTGGTCGCCGGCATCCTGTCGCTCTTCACCGTCGGATTCGTCGCGATGAGCCGGCACATCGTGAACTCCGGCGCCTTCTACTCCTACATCAGTCACGGACTGGGCAGGGTGGTCGGCGTCGGTGCCGCGTTCGTGGCGCTTCCGGCGTACTCGCTGATGCAGATCGGGCTCTTCGGCCTGTTCGGCTCGGCGGCTTCCGGCATCCTCGGCGCGATGGGTCTCCAGGTCTCCTGGTATGTGTGCGCCCTCGTGGCCTGGGCTCTGGTCACCGTCCTCGGTGTCCTCTGGGTCGACCTGAGCGGCAAGGTCCTCGCCGTCCTGCTGGTCGCCGAGATCAGCATCGTGCTCCTCTACGACCTGGTCATGGTCGCGAACCCGGCCGGTGGATCGATCTCGTTCGAGACGCTGTCCCCGGCGCCGATGGTCACACCGGTGGTGGGTTCGTTGCTGGTGCTGGCGATCGCGGGCTTCGTCGGCTTCGAGGCGACGGTGGTCCTCTCCGAGGAAGCGCGCGACCCGAAGCGGACGATCGCGCGGGCCACCCATCTCGCGGTCATCCTGGCCGGCCTGCTCTGTGGCGTCTCGGCCTGGGCGATGTCGGTGACCACCGGTCCGGACAAGATCCTCTCGGTCGCCGCCGAGCACCAGACGGATCTGGTGTTCACCCTGGTCGGGCCGCACCTGCCAGCCGTCCTCGTGGACATCGGCTACGTGCTGTTCATGACCAGCGTCTTCGCGGCGCTGCTGGCTTTCCACGCCGCGGTCTCCCGGTACCAGTTCTCGCTCGGCCGTGAGGGCGTGCTGCCGTCGGCCTGGGGTTACACGCATCCCCGGACCGGGGCGCCGCTGCTCGGCTCGATCACCCAGAGCGTGTTGGCACTCGGTGTGATCAGCGCCTATGCCTGGGCCGGGGCCGAACCGCTGCTCTATCTGTTCGCCTGGCTGACGACCATCGGCGGGCTGGGGGTCCTGGTCCTGATGTGGGCGGCGTCCGCATCGGTGATCGCGTTCTTCCAGCAGCATCGCCGTGGGGAGAACGTCTGGCGTGCCTACGTGGCGCCGTTCCTGGCGTTCCTGCTGCTCTCCATCGTGTTGGCCGCGACGATCATCGGCTTCGGAGACCTCTTGCAGGTCCCGGCCGGGTCCCCGTTCCGCTGGGTGTTCCCGGTCGCCTACCTCGGCGTCGCGGCGCTGGGCTTCGGGTGGGCACTGGTCATGCGGACCGTCCGTCCCGAGGTCTACGCGGCGATCGGCCGCGGCGCCGACGTGCGGGTCACCGCACTTGTCGAGAACGACTTCCCACCGCCGTTGCCGCCGACCCCCGTGGGCACGCACGGCTACCGCTACTGA
- a CDS encoding SigE family RNA polymerase sigma factor, which produces MGVGEDRYPGFRDFVSARGPALSRAAYLLTGDHHAAEDLVQSALARVLRHWRKVRDGDPEGYVRRTMYHLQMSWWRRRRVPERLAAAPPDQGGPDPHRTTALRMTLDQALGGLSPRQRAVLVLRFYEDMTEAQAAAMLGCSVGTVKRHTHDALARLRTTAPHLIDEDRPAPAERAVRGRS; this is translated from the coding sequence GTGGGAGTCGGCGAGGATCGATATCCGGGCTTCCGGGACTTCGTCTCGGCGCGCGGGCCGGCGCTGTCGCGTGCCGCCTATCTGCTGACCGGCGATCACCATGCCGCCGAGGACCTGGTCCAGTCGGCGCTGGCCCGGGTGCTCCGGCACTGGCGGAAGGTCCGGGACGGCGATCCCGAGGGTTACGTCCGCCGGACCATGTACCACCTCCAGATGTCCTGGTGGCGCCGCCGCCGGGTGCCGGAGCGGCTGGCCGCCGCCCCACCCGATCAGGGCGGCCCGGATCCGCACCGCACCACCGCCCTGCGGATGACCCTGGACCAGGCCCTCGGCGGGCTCAGCCCGAGGCAGCGCGCGGTGCTCGTGCTGCGCTTCTACGAGGACATGACCGAGGCGCAGGCGGCCGCGATGCTGGGCTGCTCGGTCGGCACGGTCAAACGGCACACCCACGACGCCCTGGCCCGGCTGCGGACCACGGCGCCACATCTGATCGACGAGGATCGGCCGGCGCCGGCCGAGCGAGCCGTGAGGGGACGGTCGTGA
- a CDS encoding DUF397 domain-containing protein, which yields MLAHQINGAVWKKGSRSNGTGGSNCVEVAFLDAGGIAVRDSKDRSGPALMFTPAEWTAFVDSAKDGEFDIVS from the coding sequence TTGCTTGCGCACCAAATCAACGGGGCCGTCTGGAAGAAGGGCAGCCGTAGTAACGGTACAGGCGGCAGCAACTGCGTCGAGGTCGCATTCCTCGACGCTGGTGGAATTGCCGTCCGTGACAGCAAGGACCGGAGTGGACCGGCCCTCATGTTCACACCAGCGGAGTGGACCGCCTTCGTGGACTCTGCCAAGGACGGCGAATTCGACATCGTTTCGTGA
- a CDS encoding PD40 domain-containing protein gives MTARLRGALRERADQVEPYDLYHGALTLARRRRRRGRILAAVAAVLAVALTVIVPLDRPGRDLPAAPPTAPGSLPNRVGVPLWGTSEVEDRPIGAASVVFGAPDWWPLGSKGALALVGAHEDVYGISHDPRNFRYAGEQAVLSPDGTRLATVGAVIDLGTGDHTPLPGLGADWVVPQAWSPDGRRLAVTAYTADGEKFTGATLYLVDPAAGTSRVISDLDPRTDRDGYTVAFSRDGGRLAYQSGAIVRVTSMDGQMISRFRAVDDSRLAGKGAWTPDGVGLTLLRQSRCCDGADYPSRWKLIMVDPATGVERSTPAIRELTDLVAVRLLGWSPTGEAVVTASYPFAGIDVAGFETGGARLGEGLTDYERIRKTEVWAVSPFTTPRTLLTGPDLQIRSVDVADDVISGGLIRAARPPSGLGPYLRNALLVTIAATLTLIVIRVRRRRLGQPRS, from the coding sequence GTGACAGCCCGGTTGCGTGGAGCCCTGCGGGAGCGGGCCGACCAGGTCGAGCCCTACGACCTCTATCACGGCGCGCTCACCCTGGCCCGTCGTCGCCGCCGGCGGGGCCGGATCCTCGCCGCGGTGGCCGCCGTCCTGGCCGTCGCGCTGACCGTGATCGTCCCGCTGGACCGGCCGGGCCGCGACCTGCCCGCGGCGCCACCGACCGCACCGGGCTCCCTGCCGAACCGGGTCGGCGTCCCGCTCTGGGGAACCTCCGAAGTGGAGGACCGGCCGATCGGTGCGGCGAGCGTGGTGTTCGGCGCGCCCGACTGGTGGCCGCTCGGCAGCAAGGGCGCCCTGGCCCTGGTCGGCGCGCACGAGGACGTCTACGGCATCTCCCACGATCCCCGGAACTTCCGGTACGCCGGGGAGCAGGCCGTGCTGTCCCCGGACGGGACCAGGCTCGCCACGGTCGGCGCGGTGATCGATCTCGGTACCGGCGACCACACGCCCCTGCCGGGTCTCGGCGCCGACTGGGTCGTGCCGCAGGCCTGGTCACCGGACGGACGGCGGCTGGCGGTGACCGCCTATACGGCCGACGGCGAGAAGTTCACCGGCGCCACCCTGTACCTGGTGGATCCGGCGGCCGGAACCTCCCGGGTGATCAGCGACCTCGACCCGCGAACCGACCGTGACGGCTACACGGTGGCGTTCTCCCGCGACGGTGGGCGGCTGGCCTACCAGTCGGGGGCGATCGTCAGGGTCACCTCGATGGACGGGCAGATGATCAGCCGGTTCAGGGCGGTCGACGACAGTCGCCTGGCGGGGAAGGGGGCCTGGACACCGGACGGTGTCGGGCTCACCCTGCTCCGGCAGAGCCGCTGCTGCGACGGCGCCGACTACCCGTCCCGATGGAAGCTGATCATGGTTGATCCGGCCACCGGCGTGGAGCGGTCCACCCCCGCCATCCGCGAACTGACCGATCTCGTGGCGGTCCGGCTGCTCGGCTGGTCACCCACCGGGGAGGCGGTGGTGACAGCGTCGTACCCGTTCGCGGGAATCGACGTCGCCGGTTTCGAAACCGGTGGCGCACGCCTCGGGGAAGGACTCACCGACTACGAGCGGATCCGCAAGACCGAGGTGTGGGCGGTCAGCCCGTTCACCACCCCGCGCACCCTGCTCACCGGCCCCGACCTGCAAATCCGCTCGGTCGACGTGGCCGACGACGTGATCAGCGGAGGCCTGATCCGCGCCGCCCGCCCCCCGAGCGGCCTGGGCCCATACCTCCGAAACGCCCTGCTCGTCACGATCGCGGCCACCCTGACCCTGATCGTGATCCGGGTGCGAAGGAGACGGCTCGGCCAACCTCGATCGTGA
- a CDS encoding GNAT family N-acetyltransferase produces MTYAIQELVIRDVTPVDTDEITDLVAEAMRDGPVARWLHSDPDVRRREAPAYFSIFVEHATRHGEVYATADAQTGRLSGVALWFPLTSLIPPPIDYERRLKEAAGDAFDRACQLDAAIEEHHPLEPHHYLAFLAVRPDEQNRGVGSALLDRHHARLDHAGIPAYLEANDPRNRDLYLRHGYQVRSVIELPDGPPLWTMWRAPMA; encoded by the coding sequence ATGACGTACGCCATCCAGGAACTCGTCATCCGGGATGTCACCCCGGTCGACACCGACGAGATCACCGACCTCGTCGCCGAGGCGATGCGCGACGGGCCGGTCGCCCGGTGGCTGCACTCCGATCCTGACGTCCGCCGCCGGGAGGCGCCCGCCTACTTCTCGATCTTCGTGGAGCACGCCACGCGGCATGGTGAGGTCTACGCCACCGCCGACGCGCAGACCGGTCGCCTGTCCGGGGTGGCCCTCTGGTTCCCGCTGACCTCGCTGATCCCGCCGCCGATCGACTACGAACGCCGCCTGAAGGAGGCGGCGGGCGATGCCTTCGACCGCGCCTGCCAGCTGGACGCCGCGATCGAAGAACACCACCCGCTCGAGCCGCACCACTACCTGGCGTTCCTCGCGGTCCGCCCGGACGAGCAGAACCGTGGCGTCGGCAGCGCCCTGCTCGACCGTCATCACGCCCGGCTCGATCACGCCGGCATCCCGGCCTATCTGGAGGCCAACGACCCCCGCAACCGTGACCTGTACCTCCGGCACGGATACCAGGTGCGGTCCGTGATCGAACTACCCGACGGGCCTCCGCTCTGGACGATGTGGAGGGCGCCTATGGCTTGA
- a CDS encoding helix-turn-helix domain-containing protein produces the protein MSDIEGPTLRRRRLGAELKRCREAAGLTQQDVSRHFEWHSAKVTRIETARVAVTPRDVRDLLTLYNVRDQSYREALVELARQSRERTWWTDYRDIMRPGNFVGLEAAASAMRTWEPVLVPGLLQTPAYMRSLMRSGRPTDPEEHIDRRINLRLTRQGRLTSERPLELSAFMDEAALHHVIGGAEVMAEQLRHLIEVAKLPNVFLQILPFTAGGHPFLSGPAALLEFRETTHLDVVYMEGLAGDLYEEQPDMVDWYRQEFERLSAMALDHRTTIKMIESLLVA, from the coding sequence GTGTCCGATATCGAGGGTCCGACGCTGCGTCGCCGCCGGCTGGGGGCGGAGCTCAAACGATGCCGGGAGGCCGCGGGCCTCACCCAGCAGGACGTGTCACGCCACTTCGAATGGCATTCGGCCAAGGTGACCCGCATCGAGACCGCCCGGGTGGCGGTCACCCCGCGGGACGTGCGTGACCTGCTCACTCTCTACAACGTGCGGGACCAGAGCTATCGCGAGGCGCTGGTCGAGCTGGCCCGGCAGTCCCGCGAGCGGACCTGGTGGACCGACTACCGCGACATCATGCGGCCGGGGAACTTCGTGGGTCTCGAGGCCGCCGCCTCGGCGATGCGGACCTGGGAGCCGGTGCTCGTGCCCGGCCTTCTCCAGACTCCCGCCTACATGCGGTCACTGATGAGAAGCGGACGCCCGACCGATCCCGAGGAGCACATCGACCGGCGGATCAATCTGCGCCTGACCCGTCAGGGCCGGCTGACCAGTGAGCGCCCGCTCGAGTTGTCGGCCTTCATGGACGAGGCCGCACTGCACCATGTGATCGGTGGCGCGGAGGTCATGGCGGAGCAGCTTCGCCATTTAATCGAGGTAGCTAAATTACCGAATGTTTTCCTGCAGATACTGCCCTTCACCGCTGGTGGGCACCCCTTCCTGAGCGGCCCGGCAGCGCTTTTGGAGTTCCGAGAGACCACCCATTTGGATGTTGTTTACATGGAAGGCCTTGCGGGAGACTTGTACGAGGAACAACCAGACATGGTTGACTGGTATCGGCAGGAGTTCGAGCGATTGAGCGCCATGGCGCTTGACCATCGCACGACCATCAAGATGATCGAGAGTCTGCTCGTCGCTTAG
- a CDS encoding LysE family translocator, with protein sequence MTGLGQALAFAGVIGLAAVSPGPDFAVVVRRSVAAGRWHGMAAAAGVAAGVFVWSVAAAVGVAALLAASAVAFTVVKLAGAAYLLWLGVSALLAARRGGGEIEPAAGGRPEKRLWASFRDGLVTNVLNPKCGVFFVAVLPQFAPVDGAAADVLLLSVVAVAVTVAWFVVVANLVAALRRMLSRPVVRRTLDAVTGAVLITIGIRLAVSPTP encoded by the coding sequence ATGACTGGTCTCGGGCAGGCACTGGCGTTCGCGGGTGTGATCGGGCTGGCGGCGGTGTCGCCGGGGCCGGACTTCGCGGTGGTGGTGCGGCGTTCGGTGGCGGCCGGGCGATGGCATGGGATGGCCGCGGCCGCTGGAGTCGCCGCGGGGGTGTTCGTCTGGTCGGTGGCCGCCGCGGTGGGGGTGGCCGCGCTTCTGGCCGCGTCGGCGGTGGCGTTCACCGTCGTGAAGCTGGCCGGTGCGGCTTACCTGCTCTGGCTGGGGGTGAGCGCTCTGCTCGCGGCCCGGCGTGGCGGCGGTGAGATCGAGCCGGCAGCGGGTGGGCGTCCGGAGAAGCGGTTGTGGGCGTCGTTCCGGGACGGCCTGGTGACCAATGTGCTCAATCCCAAGTGTGGCGTGTTCTTCGTGGCGGTGCTGCCGCAGTTCGCGCCGGTGGACGGTGCCGCCGCGGACGTGCTGCTGCTGTCGGTGGTGGCGGTCGCGGTGACGGTCGCCTGGTTCGTGGTGGTGGCGAACCTGGTCGCGGCCCTGCGCCGGATGCTGTCCCGGCCGGTGGTGCGCCGCACCCTGGACGCCGTCACCGGCGCCGTCCTGATCACGATCGGAATCCGCCTCGCCGTCTCCCCCACACCCTGA